The proteins below are encoded in one region of Methanomassiliicoccus luminyensis B10:
- a CDS encoding CehA/McbA family metallohydrolase gives MKADLHVHSTYSEDGKQTVPEILERCHLLGFGALAITDHNAIGSWEEAARENKYGIILIRGVEVSTSEGHLLALGVSGPVPKGMGVQETIDHVHRDGGIAVAAHPYRAWSGLGAENVRGKTFDAVEAINGRSLRWSNAGAIRLAKEMGVGETGGSDAHHQVSLGRAFTILPDDCATESDVLKAIVERRTSAAGRHRSFFGFLYFGVKSVLKWTGRGFKRI, from the coding sequence ATGAAGGCTGACCTTCACGTTCACTCGACCTATTCCGAGGACGGCAAGCAGACCGTCCCCGAGATACTGGAGCGCTGCCATCTCCTGGGGTTCGGGGCGCTGGCCATCACCGACCACAATGCCATCGGCAGCTGGGAAGAGGCGGCCAGGGAGAACAAGTACGGCATCATACTCATTCGGGGGGTGGAGGTGTCCACCTCGGAGGGCCACCTTCTTGCGCTCGGGGTGAGCGGGCCGGTGCCCAAGGGGATGGGGGTGCAGGAGACCATCGATCACGTGCACCGGGACGGGGGCATAGCCGTGGCCGCGCACCCCTACCGGGCCTGGTCCGGACTGGGCGCGGAGAACGTGCGGGGGAAGACCTTCGACGCGGTGGAGGCCATCAACGGCCGCTCGCTGAGATGGAGCAATGCCGGGGCCATCCGTCTAGCCAAGGAGATGGGGGTCGGGGAGACCGGAGGCAGCGACGCCCATCACCAGGTGTCGTTGGGCCGCGCTTTCACCATCCTCCCCGATGACTGCGCCACGGAGAGCGATGTGCTGAAGGCGATAGTGGAGAGGAGGACCAGCGCGGCCGGGCGGCACCGGTCCTTCTTCGGCTTCCTGTACTTCGGCGTGAAAAGCGTGCTGAAGTGGACGGGAAGGGGCTTCAAAAGGATCTAA
- the ribB gene encoding 3,4-dihydroxy-2-butanone-4-phosphate synthase, whose translation MDKLSKAFSDLREGKFVLIFDSDSREAETDMVIASEFVTPESVRAMRKEAGGLICTSSPSDMWKKLDLPFLAELFAESYAKHPVLRKLAPNDLPYDTKSAFSLTINHRKTFTGIPDRDRALTISEFAKLGKRIPDMDPEAAKDAFGADFRAPGHVFLLNSQPGVLNDRKGHTELSTALLKMAGMFPSATMCEMMGDDGKALRKEKAQEHAKRYGLAYLEGAEIVDAWKASEWSR comes from the coding sequence ATGGACAAACTATCGAAGGCCTTCTCTGACCTCAGGGAGGGCAAGTTCGTACTGATATTCGATTCGGACAGCAGGGAAGCAGAGACCGACATGGTGATCGCCTCCGAGTTCGTGACACCGGAGAGCGTGCGTGCCATGCGCAAGGAGGCGGGCGGCCTCATCTGCACCTCCTCCCCCAGCGACATGTGGAAGAAGCTGGACCTGCCATTCCTCGCGGAGCTTTTCGCCGAGTCCTACGCCAAGCACCCGGTGCTGCGGAAGCTGGCCCCCAACGACCTGCCGTACGACACCAAGTCCGCTTTCTCCCTCACCATCAACCACCGGAAGACCTTTACCGGGATCCCGGACCGGGACCGCGCCCTGACCATCTCGGAGTTCGCTAAGCTGGGGAAGCGCATCCCGGACATGGACCCGGAAGCGGCCAAGGACGCGTTCGGCGCGGACTTCAGGGCCCCAGGGCATGTGTTCCTGCTCAATTCCCAGCCCGGGGTGCTCAACGACCGCAAGGGCCACACCGAACTTTCCACCGCCCTGCTCAAGATGGCAGGGATGTTCCCGTCGGCCACCATGTGCGAGATGATGGGCGATGACGGGAAGGCCCTGCGCAAAGAGAAAGCTCAAGAGCACGCCAAGAGATATGGCCTGGCCTACCTCGAGGGCGCCGAGATCGTCGACGCCTGGAAGGCGAGCGAGTGGTCCAGATGA
- a CDS encoding adenylyltransferase/cytidyltransferase family protein, with product MTRVMASGVFDILHTGHVHYLSEAKKLGDELVVVVATDNTVRRNKHEPITPEKMRLELVESLKPVDRAVLGREGDMYGVVKEIRPDIIALGYDQAFDRSMLEEELAKRGMDIEVVRLGKFEDDLNGTRKIIRKIIDWHTANMAKEEGK from the coding sequence ATGACCAGGGTAATGGCCAGCGGAGTGTTCGACATACTGCATACAGGTCACGTGCATTATCTGAGCGAAGCCAAGAAGCTCGGCGACGAGCTCGTGGTGGTGGTCGCTACTGACAACACGGTGCGAAGGAACAAGCACGAGCCCATCACCCCGGAGAAGATGCGCCTGGAACTGGTGGAATCGCTGAAGCCGGTCGACCGCGCGGTCCTGGGGCGGGAAGGGGACATGTACGGCGTGGTCAAGGAGATCAGGCCTGACATCATCGCCCTGGGCTACGACCAGGCCTTTGACAGGAGCATGCTGGAGGAGGAGCTGGCCAAAAGGGGCATGGACATCGAGGTGGTCCGCCTGGGCAAGTTCGAGGACGACCTCAACGGCACCCGCAAGATCATCAGGAAGATCATCGATTGGCACACCGCCAACATGGCCAAGGAGGAGGGGAAGTGA
- the ribC gene encoding riboflavin synthase: protein MKLIGIADTTFARVDMGGAAIEELKTMGTGFKVLRYTVPGIKDLPVASKKLIEEEGCNIVMALGMPGPQDKDKQCAHQASIGLIQAQLMTNHHIIEVFVHEDEAPDAKTLDWLAKQRAREHARNAYNLLFRKEQLARNAGKGLRQGYEDAGPIRE from the coding sequence GTGAAGCTCATCGGCATCGCCGATACCACCTTCGCCAGGGTGGACATGGGCGGTGCGGCCATAGAGGAGCTCAAGACCATGGGCACCGGATTCAAGGTGTTGCGCTACACCGTGCCGGGCATCAAGGACCTCCCGGTGGCCTCCAAGAAGCTCATCGAGGAGGAGGGCTGCAACATCGTCATGGCGCTGGGGATGCCGGGGCCGCAGGACAAGGACAAGCAGTGCGCCCACCAGGCCTCCATCGGCCTGATCCAGGCGCAGCTCATGACCAATCACCACATTATCGAGGTCTTCGTCCACGAGGACGAGGCCCCCGACGCCAAGACCCTGGACTGGCTGGCCAAGCAGCGGGCCCGGGAGCACGCGCGGAACGCCTATAACCTGCTCTTCAGGAAGGAGCAGCTGGCCAGGAACGCCGGCAAAGGCCTGCGCCAGGGATACGAGGACGCTGGACCGATCAGGGAGTGA
- a CDS encoding phosphoadenosine phosphosulfate reductase domain-containing protein has product MTRVGAPMALVRLGKMVLRWCPHCNVPILEQKECGSCGAATVPVEVTPPGDIRPAFAHDIDLVRRTIDAQFGDGAGKAVLPDGRVALMNKAPALDRMDEIIVDGAVVGSLRYDLDRGWVFLPRMPAARAMEAVATRGRVIGDDGAIKPVLSGSNLLAPGVVSTDPGIKVGDEVIVLDQSGKAFAAGMARMSSEEIAPDSRGMAVKVRWNEAPRERAAPNGSTWQQAIEANRPEMERKVGEAVSFMKRVVKENDRPAMISFSGGKDSLAVLLLSLKAGMKLPVFFIDTGLEFPETVEHVKRAAERHGLELIIEEAPRQAFEEGLRVFGPPGRDYRWCCKTNKLGPTVRAIMKHYPKGVLSFIGQRRYESESRASKPRVWSNPWTPGQIGASPIQNWTALHVWLLIMGEGEEHNPWYDRGLDRIGCYLCPASDLGEMRQVEASSQRFKEWTSFLEGYAASRGYPKEWIEYGAWRWRSLPPSIKQELDRIHVSVKANGPGEGEKPPENLRLYIQKGASPCTMGYSIEGAFNRPLDLERVANVLNMLGEVTLNVEEGWCAVDGITVYDQGALIGKSKEEEELRKKVERVRRTVVKAEECVGCGVCIARCCEGALRLERGRVLVETARCAHCGRCLEPCPAITFGDSAFEF; this is encoded by the coding sequence ATGACCCGAGTCGGTGCCCCCATGGCCCTGGTCCGCCTAGGCAAGATGGTACTGCGCTGGTGCCCCCATTGCAACGTCCCGATACTGGAGCAGAAGGAGTGCGGCTCCTGCGGCGCCGCGACCGTTCCCGTTGAGGTCACCCCGCCCGGGGACATCCGCCCGGCGTTCGCGCATGATATCGATCTCGTCAGGAGGACCATCGACGCCCAGTTCGGCGACGGTGCCGGCAAGGCGGTGCTCCCGGACGGCCGCGTGGCGCTGATGAACAAGGCCCCCGCCCTGGACCGCATGGACGAGATCATTGTCGACGGCGCGGTGGTCGGCTCCCTGAGGTACGACCTGGACCGGGGATGGGTGTTCCTTCCCCGCATGCCCGCGGCACGCGCCATGGAGGCCGTCGCCACCAGGGGCAGGGTCATCGGGGACGACGGTGCCATAAAGCCGGTGCTCAGCGGCTCGAACCTCCTCGCGCCGGGCGTGGTGAGCACGGACCCTGGGATCAAGGTCGGCGACGAGGTCATCGTCCTCGACCAATCGGGAAAGGCCTTCGCCGCCGGCATGGCCCGCATGAGCTCGGAGGAGATCGCACCCGATTCCCGGGGCATGGCCGTGAAGGTGCGGTGGAACGAGGCGCCCCGCGAGAGGGCGGCGCCGAACGGTTCCACCTGGCAGCAGGCCATCGAGGCCAACCGTCCGGAGATGGAGAGGAAGGTGGGCGAGGCGGTGTCGTTCATGAAGAGGGTGGTCAAGGAGAACGACCGGCCCGCCATGATATCTTTCTCCGGGGGAAAGGACTCCCTCGCAGTGCTCCTACTGTCTTTGAAGGCAGGAATGAAGCTCCCGGTCTTCTTCATCGACACCGGCCTGGAGTTCCCGGAGACTGTCGAGCACGTCAAGCGGGCGGCGGAGAGGCACGGCCTGGAGCTGATCATCGAGGAAGCGCCCCGGCAGGCCTTTGAAGAGGGGCTTCGTGTCTTCGGGCCGCCCGGGCGGGACTACCGGTGGTGCTGCAAGACCAACAAGCTCGGCCCCACTGTCAGGGCGATCATGAAGCACTACCCAAAGGGGGTGCTGTCGTTCATCGGCCAGAGAAGGTATGAGTCGGAATCGAGGGCCTCCAAGCCCCGGGTGTGGAGCAATCCCTGGACCCCGGGGCAGATCGGCGCCTCGCCCATCCAGAACTGGACCGCCCTCCACGTGTGGCTGCTGATCATGGGCGAGGGAGAGGAGCACAATCCCTGGTACGACCGGGGCCTGGACCGCATCGGCTGCTACCTGTGCCCTGCGTCCGACCTGGGTGAGATGAGGCAGGTGGAGGCGAGCTCGCAGAGGTTCAAGGAGTGGACCTCCTTCCTGGAGGGCTACGCCGCCTCCCGCGGGTATCCCAAAGAGTGGATCGAATACGGCGCCTGGAGGTGGAGGTCCCTGCCCCCGTCCATCAAGCAGGAGCTGGACCGCATCCACGTCTCCGTCAAGGCGAACGGCCCGGGAGAGGGGGAGAAGCCCCCGGAGAATCTCCGCCTGTACATCCAGAAAGGCGCCTCGCCGTGCACCATGGGATATAGCATAGAGGGGGCGTTCAACCGCCCTCTGGACCTGGAGCGCGTGGCGAACGTCCTCAACATGCTCGGCGAAGTGACCCTTAACGTGGAGGAGGGATGGTGCGCGGTCGACGGCATCACCGTGTACGATCAGGGCGCCCTCATAGGCAAGAGCAAAGAAGAAGAGGAGCTAAGGAAAAAAGTGGAAAGGGTGCGCCGAACGGTGGTCAAGGCCGAGGAGTGCGTCGGCTGCGGCGTCTGCATCGCCAGATGTTGCGAGGGTGCACTTAGGCTTGAGCGGGGCCGTGTCCTTGTGGAAACTGCTAGATGCGCCCACTGCGGGCGCTGTTTGGAACCGTGCCCAGCCATTACCTTCGGCGACAGCGCCTTCGAGTTTTGA
- the ftsZ gene encoding cell division protein FtsZ, which translates to MPNSLVKNALGSEYQQKVNATPASEPMPHEQILSDTDRELLELAKQLDVCIKIIGCGGGGSNTINRCVDAGISGAQLCAINTDAKHLLTIRAPKKILIGRSTTRGMGAGALPENGEAAARENDADIRTFLQGSNIVFVTAGMGGGTGTGSAHYVASIAKEQIRALTVGVVTFPFRAEGTVRAENAMIGLNKLRSVCDTTIVVPNDKLLELVPKLPVDAAFKVADEVLMQTIKGLTEIITKPGLVNLDYADIQTVMKEGGVAFVGIGEATDDEDDRVKAAVHEALSSPLLGEINLKDAKGVLIRVVGGPDMTVGEAQRAAQIANDSVNERARIIWGCSIDPEIEGTIKILLIVTGASSKYMYGKGGAPTSRLGVLEDDIPKPKLGGQQKAQSQQRQAAPAYDDDGIDFVR; encoded by the coding sequence ATGCCAAATTCGTTGGTAAAGAACGCACTGGGTAGTGAATACCAGCAAAAGGTCAATGCTACACCGGCCTCCGAGCCGATGCCGCATGAGCAGATACTGTCCGACACCGACCGCGAGCTCCTTGAGCTCGCCAAGCAGCTTGATGTCTGCATCAAGATCATCGGCTGCGGCGGTGGCGGTTCGAACACCATCAACCGCTGCGTCGATGCCGGGATAAGCGGAGCGCAGCTTTGCGCCATCAACACCGACGCCAAGCACCTCCTGACCATCCGCGCCCCCAAGAAGATCCTCATCGGGAGGAGCACCACCAGGGGCATGGGCGCCGGCGCTCTTCCGGAGAACGGCGAGGCCGCGGCGAGGGAGAACGACGCTGACATCAGAACCTTCCTGCAGGGCTCCAACATCGTGTTCGTCACCGCCGGCATGGGCGGCGGCACCGGGACCGGCTCCGCGCACTATGTAGCTTCTATCGCCAAGGAGCAGATCCGGGCGCTCACCGTCGGCGTGGTCACCTTCCCCTTCCGGGCTGAAGGCACCGTCCGCGCCGAGAACGCCATGATCGGCCTGAACAAGCTCCGCTCCGTCTGCGACACTACCATCGTGGTCCCGAACGACAAGCTCCTCGAGCTCGTGCCTAAGCTCCCCGTTGACGCCGCGTTCAAGGTCGCCGATGAGGTGCTCATGCAGACCATCAAGGGACTTACAGAGATCATCACCAAGCCCGGCCTGGTCAACCTAGACTATGCCGATATCCAGACCGTCATGAAAGAGGGCGGCGTCGCCTTCGTCGGCATCGGCGAGGCGACCGATGACGAGGACGACAGGGTCAAGGCCGCGGTGCATGAGGCCCTCAGCTCCCCGCTGCTGGGCGAGATCAACCTGAAGGACGCCAAGGGCGTGCTGATCCGCGTAGTGGGCGGTCCGGACATGACCGTGGGCGAGGCCCAGAGGGCCGCTCAGATCGCCAACGACTCCGTCAACGAGCGCGCCAGGATTATCTGGGGGTGCTCCATCGATCCCGAGATCGAGGGGACCATCAAGATCCTGCTCATCGTCACCGGCGCCTCCTCCAAGTACATGTACGGCAAGGGCGGCGCTCCGACCAGCAGGCTCGGCGTCCTCGAAGACGATATCCCCAAGCCCAAGCTCGGAGGGCAGCAGAAGGCCCAGTCCCAGCAGAGGCAGGCCGCTCCCGCCTATGATGACGACGGCATAGACTTCGTGCGCTGA
- the ribH gene encoding 6,7-dimethyl-8-ribityllumazine synthase, with amino-acid sequence MKRYNIGIVVSEFNFDITSMMLERAKAHAAFLDVNVSKVIYVPGVYDIPLGVKKLVEDKDIDGVVTLGAVIEGETEHDQIVIQHAARKIIDLSLQYDKPVSLGISGPGMTRLQAEERIEKGRDALEACVKLLKNLG; translated from the coding sequence ATGAAGAGATACAACATAGGGATCGTGGTATCCGAGTTCAACTTCGACATCACATCGATGATGTTGGAAAGGGCGAAGGCTCATGCGGCCTTCCTGGACGTGAACGTGAGCAAAGTGATCTACGTGCCGGGGGTCTACGATATACCCCTGGGCGTGAAGAAGCTGGTCGAGGACAAGGACATCGACGGCGTGGTGACCCTCGGCGCGGTCATCGAGGGGGAGACGGAGCATGACCAGATAGTGATACAGCACGCCGCCCGGAAGATCATCGACCTCTCGCTGCAGTACGACAAGCCGGTGAGCCTGGGCATCTCCGGGCCGGGGATGACGAGGCTGCAGGCCGAGGAGCGCATCGAGAAGGGCCGCGACGCGCTGGAAGCCTGCGTGAAGCTGCTCAAGAACCTCGGCTGA
- a CDS encoding aminotransferase class I/II-fold pyridoxal phosphate-dependent enzyme has translation MKATKRSMGVTYAIRDILLPARELEKKGAEIIKLHIGDPNKFDFETPKHVRDALCRAVEVNDNGYAESEGYVELRRAILEKEKQKNGIDVGIEDCVITNGVTEAIQTITAAVVDPGDQVLVPGPGYPTYTEFTKFFGGTPIAYKADEANNWQPDIDDMRKKITDRTKYIVVINPNNPTGSLYSDKALKEITDLAGEHDLFIISDEIYDLMTLDGVHHSPASLSKDVPVILCNGFSKADLLPGWRLGYTVFRDPQGKLDEIKEGMMRQLRLRISANNPCQMAVIEALKGPKDHLGDTTRKLRERRDYIVKRINDIPGLSTTKPQAAFYIFPKIESKHWDRDWDFVLDVLNNCHVLLTPGSGFDETYGKMHFRAVFLPPIETLGKAFDSIEDYMNKVA, from the coding sequence ATGAAGGCGACGAAGCGCTCGATGGGTGTGACATACGCCATACGAGACATCCTTCTGCCGGCGAGGGAGCTGGAGAAGAAAGGTGCCGAGATCATAAAGCTGCATATCGGCGATCCGAACAAGTTCGATTTCGAGACCCCCAAGCACGTGCGCGATGCCCTGTGCCGCGCCGTCGAGGTCAATGACAACGGGTACGCCGAGTCCGAGGGCTACGTCGAGCTTCGCCGTGCCATCCTGGAGAAGGAGAAGCAGAAGAACGGGATCGATGTGGGCATAGAGGACTGTGTCATCACCAACGGGGTCACGGAAGCCATCCAGACCATCACCGCCGCGGTGGTGGACCCCGGCGACCAAGTGCTGGTACCCGGGCCGGGATATCCAACTTACACCGAGTTCACCAAGTTCTTCGGCGGGACCCCCATCGCCTACAAGGCCGATGAGGCTAACAACTGGCAGCCTGACATCGACGACATGAGGAAGAAGATCACCGATCGCACCAAGTACATCGTGGTCATTAACCCCAACAATCCCACCGGGTCGCTGTACTCGGACAAGGCGCTGAAGGAGATTACCGACCTGGCCGGGGAGCATGACCTGTTCATCATATCCGACGAGATCTACGATCTGATGACCCTCGACGGCGTCCACCATTCGCCCGCTTCACTGTCTAAGGACGTGCCGGTGATCCTGTGCAATGGGTTCTCCAAGGCCGACCTTCTGCCTGGCTGGCGCCTCGGGTACACGGTGTTCCGGGACCCCCAGGGAAAGCTGGACGAGATCAAGGAGGGCATGATGCGCCAGCTGAGGCTGCGCATCAGCGCCAACAACCCCTGCCAGATGGCGGTCATCGAGGCCCTCAAGGGCCCCAAGGACCACCTCGGGGACACCACCAGGAAGCTCCGGGAGCGCCGGGACTATATCGTCAAGCGCATCAACGACATACCCGGGTTGAGCACCACCAAGCCCCAGGCCGCCTTCTACATCTTCCCCAAGATCGAGTCCAAGCATTGGGACCGCGACTGGGACTTTGTCCTGGACGTGCTGAACAACTGCCATGTGCTCCTGACGCCGGGCTCCGGGTTCGACGAGACCTATGGCAAGATGCACTTCCGCGCGGTGTTCCTGCCGCCGATAGAGACGCTGGGCAAGGCGTTCGACTCCATCGAGGACTACATGAACAAGGTGGCCTGA
- a CDS encoding roadblock/LC7 domain-containing protein encodes MSELSQVKGALEDIKKVDGVLTVSLVSRGGLYVMGEPLKGVHKETYSAMSAIILGAAETTANDMKDRLDKVVVELSDQNLILIGAGPKYLMAVTANKSADAGQVALRATEAVSELDT; translated from the coding sequence ATGAGCGAGCTTTCTCAGGTAAAGGGCGCTTTGGAAGACATTAAAAAGGTCGACGGGGTCCTGACCGTCTCCCTTGTTTCCAGAGGCGGCTTGTACGTCATGGGCGAGCCCCTTAAGGGCGTCCACAAGGAAACATACTCCGCCATGTCCGCCATCATCCTGGGGGCCGCCGAGACCACCGCCAATGATATGAAGGACAGGCTCGACAAGGTCGTGGTGGAGCTGTCCGACCAGAACCTCATACTCATAGGGGCCGGTCCCAAATATCTCATGGCGGTTACCGCGAACAAGAGCGCCGACGCCGGGCAGGTGGCCCTCCGGGCGACAGAGGCCGTCTCCGAGCTTGACACTTAG
- a CDS encoding NmrA/HSCARG family protein has product MARSDRTIVVTGATGHQGSTAVRHLLEAGFDVRGISRNPQGPRAQALEGLGAEIVRGDLDDPRAIRRDLEGAYGVFCVLTWMEEGPAVEAKQGKMVSDAAKDAGVEHFVYSSVGGAERNTGIPHFESKWQTEWHIRDIGLPWSVIRPVSFMENYNAPQNVQAIMSGELINTLDLDKELQMIATEDIGFFAAIIFDNKNDWLGKAIEVAGDSLTMPQVAEVLSREIKRPVEYYQQELEGLDISDDGYRMLSWMNESGYNADIAALRKLHPGLMTFEQWLQNGYWRGSRVKERVPA; this is encoded by the coding sequence ATGGCCCGAAGTGACAGAACGATAGTGGTGACCGGGGCCACCGGGCACCAAGGAAGCACCGCGGTGAGACATCTCCTGGAAGCGGGGTTCGACGTCAGGGGTATCTCCAGGAACCCCCAGGGCCCCCGGGCCCAGGCGCTCGAGGGGCTGGGGGCGGAGATCGTGAGAGGCGATCTCGATGATCCCCGGGCCATCCGCAGGGACCTGGAGGGTGCCTACGGGGTGTTCTGCGTCCTTACCTGGATGGAGGAGGGGCCCGCCGTCGAGGCCAAGCAGGGCAAGATGGTCTCGGATGCCGCCAAGGACGCCGGGGTCGAGCACTTTGTCTACAGCTCGGTGGGCGGAGCAGAGAGGAATACGGGGATACCTCACTTCGAGAGCAAGTGGCAGACGGAGTGGCACATTCGGGATATAGGATTACCCTGGAGCGTCATCAGGCCGGTCTCCTTCATGGAGAACTATAACGCGCCGCAGAACGTCCAGGCCATCATGTCGGGGGAGCTGATAAACACCCTGGACCTCGATAAGGAACTGCAGATGATCGCCACCGAGGACATCGGCTTCTTCGCGGCCATCATCTTCGACAACAAGAACGATTGGCTGGGGAAGGCTATCGAAGTGGCCGGGGACTCGCTTACGATGCCGCAGGTGGCCGAGGTGCTCTCACGGGAGATAAAGCGGCCGGTGGAATACTACCAGCAGGAGCTGGAGGGGCTGGACATCAGCGACGACGGGTACAGGATGCTCAGCTGGATGAACGAGAGCGGGTACAACGCCGACATCGCCGCCCTCAGGAAGCTCCACCCCGGCCTGATGACCTTCGAGCAATGGCTCCAGAACGGCTACTGGAGAGGTAGCAGGGTAAAGGAAAGGGTGCCGGCCTGA
- a CDS encoding bifunctional phosphoglucose/phosphomannose isomerase yields MFVMLDDADAITRADSSGMLRQIADLPQQLKASIATKVDMGEARVDNVCICGLGGSAMSGDILSDQLDRSSLFPSAVVRDVQLPRWVDDKTLTLLISYSGNTKETMAMYEQARKRNSLLVAITSGGSLLQTCQECGERTVEVPSGLQPRAALGYLLGASAKVLESAGVTPVATELSGMVASLDRLVGELVPSVPTERNVAKQVARDLEGKIPAVYSSRSVRAAAKRWQTQINENSKMLCLQGELPEADHNQIVGWLDGAPDAVTPVFLRASTDSGMMADIMSTTIGMFADFGRQPLIVELEGASPLENVMRGVVIGDFVSYYLAMVQGVDPMPVPSITELKKRLG; encoded by the coding sequence ATGTTCGTCATGTTGGACGATGCTGACGCCATCACCAGGGCTGACAGCTCGGGCATGCTGCGTCAGATTGCCGATCTCCCCCAGCAGCTGAAAGCTTCCATCGCGACGAAGGTCGACATGGGAGAGGCGCGGGTGGACAACGTTTGCATATGCGGGCTGGGTGGCTCGGCCATGAGCGGGGACATCTTGAGCGATCAATTGGACCGCTCGTCCCTGTTCCCGTCCGCGGTGGTACGCGACGTGCAGCTCCCCCGATGGGTGGACGACAAGACCCTGACCCTCCTGATATCATACTCCGGCAACACCAAGGAGACAATGGCCATGTATGAGCAGGCCCGCAAGAGGAACTCCCTGCTGGTGGCCATCACGTCGGGGGGCTCCCTGCTCCAGACCTGCCAGGAGTGTGGCGAGCGGACCGTGGAAGTGCCCTCCGGACTTCAGCCCCGTGCAGCTCTGGGCTATCTGCTTGGCGCATCGGCCAAGGTGCTGGAGTCCGCTGGCGTAACCCCAGTGGCGACGGAGCTCTCGGGCATGGTAGCGTCCCTGGACAGGCTCGTCGGCGAGCTGGTGCCCTCGGTGCCTACCGAGCGCAATGTGGCAAAGCAGGTCGCTAGGGACCTGGAAGGCAAGATCCCCGCAGTATACTCGTCCCGTTCGGTGAGGGCGGCGGCGAAGCGGTGGCAGACCCAGATCAACGAGAACTCCAAGATGTTGTGCTTACAGGGGGAGCTGCCGGAGGCGGACCACAACCAGATCGTGGGCTGGCTAGACGGCGCGCCTGATGCCGTAACTCCGGTGTTCCTTCGCGCGTCCACCGACAGCGGGATGATGGCCGACATCATGAGCACCACCATCGGCATGTTCGCGGACTTCGGTCGCCAACCCCTCATTGTGGAGCTGGAGGGGGCGTCGCCCCTTGAGAACGTCATGCGTGGCGTCGTTATCGGCGACTTCGTCAGCTACTATCTGGCGATGGTGCAGGGCGTGGACCCCATGCCAGTACCATCGATCACCGAGCTGAAGAAGCGGCTGGGCTGA